From Bradyrhizobium sp. 4:
GGCAGCGACGGGACCTGGCGCGGAGCCTTCGGCATAGCGCAGCGCCAGATCCCGGCGCGGGTGGCAGGTCATCGCGAACTCGGACGGGGTTCTCCATCCGAGCTGCGAGTGTGGTCTTGTGTCGTTGTAATCGGCCCGCCAACTTCCAAGTGTGACGCGGGCTTGTGCCAGTAACGTGAACAACGTCTCGTTCAACAGCTCATCCCGCAGCCGGCCGTTGATGGAGAAGACGGCCCCGCTCCCTCGGCGCCGGCGCTATGCTGGCGATGTCTGTGCCTAACAGGAGCAATCATCATGGAAGTCGTGACAATTCGGTTGGATATTGCGAAGCACGTATTTCACGTTCATGCGGTTGACACTCAAGGTCAAGTGACCAGCCGCCAACGCCTCCGGCGCGGTGAGATCGTTTCCTTCTTCTCCTCGCTGTCGCCCTGCCTGGTTGGGATAGAGGCTTGCGCCAGCGCCCATTACTGGGCGCGCGAGATTCAGCGGTTTGGACATGATGTGAGATTAATACCGCCAGCATATGTGAAGCCCTATGTGCGGCGGAGAGCAAAGAACGATGCCGCTGATGCGGCCGCAATCTGTGAAGCAGTTAGCCGGCCCAATATGAGGTTTGTTCCTCATCAAAAGCGTCGAGAACCAAGGCTTCCTGATGCTTCATCGTGCAAGAGGCCTGCTGGTCCGCCAGAGAACCATGACCGCCTGCGCTATTCGAGCTCACTTTGCTGCCACTGCCCGTATGGCGCTGGCTGTTCTTGTGAACCAACTGAAGGAATTGGACCGGCAGGTCGACGCTATCGAGCGAGAGTTGGCTCAGATCCAGAGAGCGCATCCAGTGGCGAGGTTGCTTGCTTCTATCCCGGGCGTCGGCCCCGTAACGGCTACAGCCCTTGCTGCCACCGTCCCCGATCCAACCATGTTCCGTTCCGGGCGGGAGTTCGCAGCTTGGCTCGGCCTAACGCCAAGGGAGAACCCAAGTGGTGGAAAGGATCGGCTCGGCCGCATAACGAAGCAGGGAGATTCCTATGTTAGGCACTTGCTGGTCATCGGAGCACGTAACGTCGTCCGGTTCCCAAAGGCACGCTCACGGGTCGGAGGCGGATGGATCGAAGCTCTCCTCGAGTGACGTCGACCCATGGTGGTCGCAATCGCCGTTGCAAACAAGTTGGCTCGGATCGTCTGGGCGATGATGACGACTGGGGAGTATTATAGGCCGACATCCCCTGCGTGAAGCTGCGGATGCGGCTAACTTAAGGTGCGAGGGCAAATGACAGCGTGATGAAAACCGGCGGAGCTGGGGATCGAGAAAGCTCGAAGAGCTTTAAGCGCAACAAGCGCGACCCGTTGATGAGGCCTCGATCCGCGATCTCCATCAGGGCCAGCGACCATGGTATCGGTCGCACCAAAAGGCCGTATACATGAACGCACCCGACCGACATCAAAATGTTGTCGAAACCTCTTGCACCCGCGGGGCCGTCTATACATGAAGCTCTCGATGAAGGCGTTCTGCATGGGTTTGCCCGGCGCGATGTAGTGCCATTCGACACGGCTTTGGTCGGCCCACACCAGGATGGCGTTGCTGGTGAGTTCGCTGCCGTTATCGCTGACCACCATCTTCGGCTTGCCACGCTCGATCGTCAGTCGGTCCAGTTCCTGCGCCACACGGACGCCGGAGAGCGAGGTATCGGCCATCAGCGCCAAGCACTCGCGGGTACAATCATCGACGACGGTCAGGTGCGGAAGCGGCGACCGTCGGTCAGCTGATCCGACACAAAGTCCAGCGACCACCGGTCGTTCGGCGTCATCGGAACCAGCATCGGCTGATTCCGCTCGATGTCGCCCACCATTCCGGAATGATCTCGCCCACCATTCCGGGATGATGGGGCCCGGGGTGACGAGGCCTCTTCTGGCTCCGATACGGTCCCGCTTTCGGCTTAGCGAAGGGGACCTGGATGCCGACGGAGAGGCTTGCGATGCGCCATGTGCGCGATGTGATCAGATTGAAATCGGCGGGGATGTCGACCCGCGAGATTGCGCGGCAGGTGGGGACGGCCCCGTCGACGGTGCGGTTGACGATCCACCGGTTCGAGGCGGCTGGGCTGAGCTGGCCGTTGTCCGACGACATCACCGACACGGAGCTGGAGGCTCGGCTGTTCGCCAGCGCGGGAGCCGGTCTCGGCACCCGGCGAAGCCATCGCCGGCAGGCTGAACCGGACTGGGCAGCGGTGCATCGCGAACTCCGGCGCAAGCACGTGACGCTGGCGATCCTGTGGGAGGAGTACATCGCCGGCGAGCCCGGCGGGTATGGCTATTCGCGGTTCTGCGAGCTGTACCGCGCCTGGGAAGGCCGCCTGTCGGTGACGATGCGCCAGTCGCACGCGGCCGGCGACAAGCTGTTCGTCGACTATGCCGGCGACGGCGTGCCGGTGGTGATCGACCGGCGCACCGGCGAACGGCGCGCCGCGCAGATCTTCGTCGCGGTGCTCGGCGCATCGAGCTTCACCTATGCGCAGGCGACCTGGATCGGCGGTCACGTCGGCGCCTTCGAGGCGATCGGCGGCGTGCCGGCGCTGCTGGTGCCGGACAACACCAAGGTCGCGGTGATCAAGGCCTGCCTCTACGATCCGCGGATCAACCGCAGCTACGCCGACATGGCGGCGCATTACGGCACCGCCCTTCTGCCGGCCAGGCCGCGACGGCCACGGGACAAGGCGAAGGTCGAGCAGGCGGTCCTTATGGTCGAGCGCCGGCTGCTCGGGCGGCTGCGCCACCGCACCTTCTACAGCCTCGCCGAGGTCAACGCGGCGATTGCCGAGTTGCTGACCAGGCTCAACGAGGAGCGGCCAATCCGGCGGCTCGGCATGACCCGGCGCAAGCTGTTGGAGGAGATCGACCGGCCGGCGCTAAAGACCTTGCCGGAGAGCCCTTACGTGTTCGCCGAGTGGCGGATCTGCCGGGTCAGCATCGACTATCACGTCGAGGTCGAGGCGCATTACTACAGCGTCCCGCATCGCTTCGTCCGCGCCGAGGTCGAGGTGCGCTTCACCGCCCGCACCGTCGAGATCTTCTACAAGGGCGAGCGGATCGCCGCGCATCAACGCATGAGCGGCAACCACGAGCACACCACCGTCCCGGAGCACATGGCGTCCAGTCATCGGCGCTACGCCGGCTGGACCATCGAGCGCATCCGCAAGGAGGCCGCCGCGATCGGACCGGCCACCGCCGCGCTGTGCAACCTGATCCTCGATGAACGCACGCATCCCGGGCAAGGCTTCCGCGCCTGTCTCGGCATCATCCGGCTTGCCCGATCCTTTGGGCACGAGCGGCTCGATGCCGCCGCCATGCGGGCGATTGACATCGGGGCCCGCACCTACGGCTCGGTCAAATCGATCCTCGCCAACAATCTCGATCGCGTCCTTCGACCAAGCGCCCCGCGGACGACGCGCCGATCCTCCATCCTAACATCCGCGGGCCGCGCTACTGCAGTTAGGAGATCACGCCTTGCTTACCCATCCGACCCTCGATCAACTCCACGCGCTCGGCCTTCACGGCATGGCCAAGGCCTTCGCCGACATCGAAGCCGGCGGCGAGGCCGCCAGCCTCGGCCACGCCGAATGGCTTGCGCTCCTGCTCGAACGTGAAGCGTCGCTGCGACGCGACAAGCGACTGTCGAAGCGGCTTCAATATACCAAGCTGCGCCAGCAGGCCTGCGTCGAGGACATCGACTATCGCACTCCGCGTGGCCTCGACCGCAGCCTCCTGACGATGCTGGTCGAAGGCCAATGGATCGCGGACCACGCCAATCTTTTGATCTGTGGCCCGTCCGGCGTCGGCAAGAGTTGGCTCGCCTCGGCGCTCGGCAACAAAGCCTGCCGCGACAATCGCTCCGTGCTCTATCAGCGCGTCCCGCGACTGTTCAGCGATCTGGCCTTGGCGCGCGGTGACGGCCGCCACCCCCGCCTGCTGCGCGCGCTCGGCCGCGTCGATCTGCTCATCCTCGACGACTGGGGCCTCGAGCCGCTCGACGCCGCGGCCCGCCACGACCTCCTGGAGATCCTCGAGGACCGCTACGGCCACCGCTCCACCATCGTCACCGGCCAGCTTCCCGTCGATCAATGGCACGCGCTGATCGGCGACCCCACCTACGCCGACGCCGTCCTCGACCGCCTGGTCCATAACGCCCACCGGATCGATCTCTGCGGCGAGAGCCTGCGGCGAACTCGTAAGCCCGGCCGGAAGGCCTGAGCCCGTGGCGCTGTGGACATGCCGCTACGCTTGGACAACGCGAAAAGCGTTGCCCACATGCCCACAGCAGAGCAGCAGCAGACGAAGAAGGACTTCAAGCCGCGATTCAAGGTTGACCCCGCGGCTTCACCGATGCCAGAAACCAGACAGCTAGAACGCCTCGCGCCCCCGGGCGACATCAAATCGGAATGGTGGGCGAGATCATCTCGGAATCCTGGGCGAGATCAAATCGGAATACCCGGGCGAGATCATCGGAATCGGCAAGCATCGGCGCCCTGGTCCCGATCGCCCGCTTGCGGCCACCACGGCGGCGCACCGTCAGCTTCTCTTCCCGATAGAGCCGGAAGAGGTTTTTGTGGTTGATCAGATAGCCCTCCCGCCTGAGCAGAACATGCAGCCGCCGATAGCCGAAGCGGCGGCGCTCCTGGGCGATCGCCCTCATGCGTTGGCGAAGGCTGGTATCGTCAGCCTGGGTCGTCCGGTGTGTTTCGGCATGGAATAAGGGCTCTGACTCATATGTGGAACCGGGCTGCAAGATCTTTCTCTGGTTGAACAAGGGATGACGGTGCGGTCATATGTTCGCCCTGTGAACGCGGCGCCTGGCCGCTGGCCACGATGATATCCGCGGAAGCAATCGCCCAATCAATTTCTCGCGCTCGAAGCGCAGTGAGTCAGGCGGTCTGATTGCCACCGGGAATGACGTCATTCGGGGTTCATCCAGATTTGCACCTTGCCTCCTCGGCAGCTTTCTTCTTCCGCCGGAGAGCTCTTAAGATTAGGATTTCAGCATTGCGGCCGGCGCCTGATAGATGCCGCCTCTGACCAGCAAGGCCCAGATCGTGCGCGCAATCTTATTGGCGAGCGCGACCGATACGACCTTGACCGGCCGTCTTTGCAGCATGGTCCGAATCCAGAGTGGGACTTTCAAGCCTCGTTTAGCAAGCTTGATGATAGACGTCGCACCAACGATCAAGAGCGTCCGTAGTTGCCGATTTCCACGCTTTGATATCGCGCCGAGCCTTTCTTTTCCGCCGCTCGACTGTGCCCTCGGTGTGAGCCCCGTCCAAGCCGCAAAATCTCGTGCAGTCGCAAAATTGCGAGCGTCCAAAACCGATGTCCGAACGGTAGCGGCGATGAGAGGACCGACACCCGGAATGCTCATCAGACGCCTTGCATCGGGGTCCTTTCTGACGGCAACCAAAATCTCTCTGTCGAGCTTCTCTATGCGGGTTGTAAGCAACTCAATCTGTTCAGCGAATAGGATCAGGGCAAAGCGGGCGGCGCCGGGGATCCTATTGTCTTTTTCGTCCCGGAGAAGCACCAGGAGTTTTGCGATGCTTGCCATGCCTGTGCCGGCGATAATGCCCAATTCGGCCATATGAGCACGTAGGGCATTTGCAGTCTGGCTGCGCTGCCTCATCAGCAGCTCTCGCGTTCGCAAAATCATGCTGGCCGCTTGTTGTTCGGCAGTCTTCACCGGTACGAACCGCATTGTCGGGCGGGTGACCGCCTCACAAATGGCTTCAGCATCCGCCACGTCGGTCTTGTTTCGTTTGACGTAAGGCTTCACGTAGGCTGGCGGCATCATGCGGACAGCGTGGCCCAGCGCCGCGATATCGCGTGCCCAGTGATGGGCACTCGCACAGGCCTCCATATCTACCAAGCAAGCTGGAAGGCTCCGAAAGAAGGGCAGAACCTGCGATCGCCGCAATGTGCGGCGAACCAAGACTTTCCCGTTTTCGGCGATGCCGTGAACTTGAAAGATCGACTTGGCCAAATCCAAACCCACCGTGATAATCTTCTCCATGGAACGGTCCTTCCTTTGTGGCGCCTCTCTACGCGACCACGTTAGGCACTTTTGATGCCGGTTCGAAGGGCCGTTCCACATCATCATCAATTTCTGATGAAGTTCGCCGGCGACTGTGGTTCTTCAACGGAGAATCGCGCCATGCGGACAGGCTTTCGAATTTCATCGCTCGTACCGAGTGGTTTGGTGTTTGATGGCGTACAGAGGATTCGGTTATTCTGGCTGTTCGGTCAGAGGCTACGGAGGCCCAGTGCCCTTTGTGCACGACAGCATCGCGCCGAATCCATAGCCGTTACATCCGGCACGTGGCCGATTTGCCATCAGCGGCCAGAAAGGTGCGCCTCCGATTGCTCACGCGGCGCTTCACATGTGAGGTGCCGCATTGCCACCGGAGGATCTTCTCAGAGCGGTTTGGAGAAGACATCGTTCCGCTTCGACGGCGCCGGACGGCACGGCTGGAATACATCGTCCATCACTTGGGGTTGGCGCTCGGCGGCCGGCCGGCGGCAAGCTTCGCCAAGCGGCTCATGCTGCCCGTTAGCAACGATACCTTGCTACGGGTGGTCCGCCGGCGGGCGGCGATGCCGACAGATCCATTGCTTGTTGTGGGCATCGATGACTGGGCGTTCCGGAGAAACCATCGATACGGGACGATCGTGTGCGATTTGGAGCGCCGGCGGATCGTTACCCTGCTGCCCGACCGGGAAACTGCGACCGTTCGGGCGTGGCTATCGAGGCACCCAGCGATCAACATTGTGTCGCGAGATCGCGGTGGTGGATACGGCGAGGCAGCAGCCAAGGCGCTGCCGAACGCCATCCAAGTCGCCGACCGCTGGCATCTGATGGAAAATGCGAGCGCGGCCTTCCTTGATGCGGTGCGCCGCTCCATGAACAGAATCCGAACCGCAATCGGAGCGACAACGATCAACCCGGAATTGCTGACCTATGCGGAAAAGCTGCGCTATCAGGGCTATCTGCGGCGCCAGGACAGCCATGCCGCAATTGCGGCTCTCGTCAGCGACGGTGTGCCGTTCAAGGAGATCGTCCGCCGCACAGGACATAGTCGCAATCTGGTTCGCCAAATTAGCCGCGGTGGCGGTACGGATATCTTCCGCACCCGTCAAAGCACCCTGGATGGGCACCTGCCGTTCCTGGACGCACAGTGGTCAGGCGGCTGTCGTAACGGTGCCGAACTCTGGCGCCGTTTGAGAGGGCAAGGCTTTAAGGGATCGCTGCGCGTGGTGGCGGAATGGGCGACGCGACGGCGACGCGCCGAGACCATCAGCCGTCAACAATTGCAGAGGGTCCCCGCCGCCAGGACGATAGCGCAGCTGATGACGACGAAGCGCGACCACCTGACCAGGGCCGAGACCGTCACGCTTGCCGTCATCGAACAAAACGTTCCTATGCTGGCCGATGCCCAAGCTCTCGTTGGCCGCTTCCACGCGATGATCCGAAAGAAGGCTGAGATGGAGCTCGAACCTTGGATTGAGGAATCCAAGCGGAGCCTCATTGCCTCGTTCGCGAATCGAATCGCCAACGATAAGGGCGCGGTGCACGCCGCTATTACGCAACCATGGTCCAATGGCCAAGTGGAAGCGCAGATCACTAAGCTCAAGCTGGTCAAACGGCAGATGTACGGGCGCGCTAAGCTCGATCTCCTTCAGGCAAGGCTGATTGGCGCGCCATAAAAACAATCACGATCATCAAATATGCGTCAGAGCCCCAGTCGAACGCCGATTGACAGTCCGGTATCTCATGGTCATGCGGCAGCAGCCGATGGCTTTACACGCCCGCCGTTCGCTCATCCCATGGGCATCCACCAGATGAGCGACAGCTTTCCGCTTCCCCGCGGGCGTCACCACTAGACTGTATGTCCCCTCCATAAAATGAGGCGACTCACCCTCGATGTTGCGACGAGGGTTGCCTGGATGGACCGGGCAGAGCCTCAAACAAGGAGGGCGAGTCGTGGGTCATCATACCGAGGTCTTTGTCGGAATCGATACGTCAAAATCGCGCAATGCAATAGCCATTGCCGATGGCGGCCGTGGCGGCGAGGTACGATATCTCGGGCAGTTTTCTGCCACGGAGGCAGCGATCCGAAAGCTGGTGGCAAAGCTTGCAGCGAAATGCTGTCATCTTACGTTTTGCTACGAAGCAGGGCCGACAGGATATGGCCTCTACAGACTGCTCAAGAGCCTCGGCCATGACTGCCTGGTGGTGGCCCCCTCGCTCGTTCCGAAGAAGGCCGGCGATCGAGTGAAGACGAACCGGCGCGATGCGGTAAGCCTCGCCAAGCTGTTGCGCGCGGGCGAGCTCACCGCGGTGTGGGTACCGGACGAGCGCCATGAGGCCATGCGCGATCTCTCGCGGGCCCGTCAGGCAGTGAAGAAAGACCTCCAGGGCAAGCGTCAACAGATCTCGTCATTGATGCTGCGGCTGGGACGCATCTATCCGGGCACGACAACGTGGGGGCCAGCCCACATGAGATGGCTGATGTCGCAGAAGCTCGAGCATCGCGAGCAGCGCATCGCATTCGAAGAGCTACTTGAGGGGATACGCCAGGAAAGTGAGCGGATGGAGCGTTTGGAAGATGCCATCCGCGAGGTAGTACCCGAGTGGTCGCTTGCCGAGGTTGTCGCGGCCCTGCAGGCGATGCGGGGGATTGATCTCATTGCGGCTGTGGGGGTGCTGGCCGAGATCGGTGATCTCTCGCGCTTTCAAAATCCGCGCGAGCTGATGGGCTATCTGGGTTTGGTGCCCACGGAAAACTCGACTGGCGACAAAGTCAGGCGAGGCGGCATCACCAAAGCCGGTAATGGGCGGGCGCGACGTATTCTTGTGGAGGCGGCCTGGAGCTATCGATATCCGCCGCGCGTGAGCCGAGACAAGCAGCCAAAGGTGGAGGCGGCACCGAGACGCGCGCGCGAGATTGCGTGGAAAGCGCAAACCAGATTGTGCGGACGCTTCCGCTCACTTGAGCGGAAGGGCAAGCGGCGAACCGTAATCGTCACGGCGATTGCCCGAGAGCTATCTGCCTTCATTTGGGCAATCAATCGCGAGCTCATGCCACCTCGACAGGCATAGCGTCGTTGCGGGCTGTGGACCGCTCGAGTCGTGAGGTGCGCTCGACCGGCCCACAACCCCCTTTATTGCAATCAGGAGCAGGGGTAGTCGCAGACATCAATCGTGCAGAGGTGAAGGTGGGACCACGGCAGGGGAAATCCTGAAACCCATTATGTGGCCGACCATCCGATCGACGCCCGACGCTAGACCAGGGACAGCCCCAGACGAAAAAACGGAAATGCGGTATCCAACCCGCGCATCAGAGCCTGTTCACCGACGTCTTTGGGTTCCGCCTTCTCCTCTGCACGATCTATCGGTGCAAGAACTTCACGATAAGCCTCGTGGAGATGGGAAACCGTGCGTTGTGTGCTTGACTGGGGACATCAGAATGGGATGACCCGCCCCGTCCTCTCAGTCAGACTGAGTTGGCTTTTGAAAGGAGGAAGCAATGAGGACACGGAACAAGCCCAGGCCGGCAATGGTGTTCGGGATCGACATTGGCAAGAACCTTTTCCACGTCTTTGAGCTCGACGCCGCCGGAATGCCGATCCAGAAGGCGACCTTTCGGCGTGATACGCTCTTGCAGTTCTTCGAACGTGCAGGACCGGCTTTGGTGGGGATGGAGGCCTGCTCCGGCTCGCAATGGTTGGCCCGCAAGATCGCCGCCATGGGGCACACCGTTCGCATTATCCCAGCTCAATTCGTGAAGCCATATGTGAAGTCCAACAAAAATGACATCATCGATGCCGCGGCGATCGCCGAAGCCGTGACGAGACCAACGATGCGCTTCGTCGAGCTAAGGTCGCCTGAGCACATTGACCTGCAAGCGCTGCATCGTGTTCGCGATCGGATGATGTCGCAACGGACGTGCCTCATCAATCAGATGCGCGCTTTTTGCCTGGAATATGGGATCGCTATTCACCAGGGCGCCGGCAAGTTCAAGGCTGATCTGCCGAGGGTTTTGGCCGATCAGTCGAATGATCTAACCTCGGCGATGCGTCGCATTCTTGCATCTACATTTGACGAGCTGCGGCAGCTGGAGCTGCGGATTGCCGAGGTCAACCGCGAGATTGAGGCAATTGCCTCTCAAAGCGATACCGCACGTCGATTGATGACCATCCCGGGCATTGGTCCGCTGGCCGCGACGGCGCTTTTGGCCGCAGCTGGATCTGCCCGCCAGTTCAAAAAGGCCCGCGATATGGCAGCTTGGCTAGGTCTTCCCGAGAGAATATTCTACGGGAGGCAAAACGAAGCTGCTGGGGATAAGCAAGCGCGGCAATCGATATCTGCGCCGGATGATCATTCATGGCGCCCGTTCCTGCGTGACTCATCTTGATCGCTCGCGATACCGCCTTGGCGCGTGGCTTGATGGACTTCAGGCACGCATGCACACTAACAAGGTCACCGTCGCCTTGGCAGCCAAGATTGCGCGGATCGCATGGGTGATGATGACCAAGCCCGGCCCAAGCTATGAACGGCGGGATCCGGCCTTTAGCTGATCCCGTTTGTTCCAGACTGCGAGGTTCGTGAAGGTGATGACGAAACAGTCGATCGGCGCGCCGTAAACCCTGTGCAAAAAAGCGGGCTTCGAGCCCGAACCATTTATCTGGGAACGGCACGCGCGGATCTCATCATGGCCTGGCCGCAACAGCGGCCCACTTGCAAGAGGCCGGATACATTTGTGCAGACTGCATCGTCCTCATTAAACGACCTTGCACGGGCGGGGCCGGTCATACATTCTTTCCCACGAGATCCTTCAGCGCCGCATTGTCCAACATGGCGTCGGCCAGAAGCCGCTTCAGTTTCGTGTTCTCGTCTTCCAGCGACCGCAGTCGCTTGGCCTCCGAGACGTCCATCCCGCCGAACCTGGCCTTCCATTTGTAGATGCTGGCGTCGCTTACACCATGCTTGCGGCAGAGATCGGCGACCGTATCCCCGCTTCGTGCTCCTTCAAAATCCCGATGATCTGTTCTTCCGTAAACCGCTTGCGCTTCATGCTCTGGTCCTCGGCTTGGGCCAGAACGAACTTCAAACTGGATTAAGCCCGAGGGGCAAGGTCACTCAGCTTGGAATGAAAAATGGGCATCGCTACGAAGGTATGCCCGGCCAAGGATCCATTTTCAAGCGATCTGGAATCTGCAGATCAGGCATCGGTGGATGCAGGGCCATCGGATTTCGGCGGATCAATTCGATGCGTTCACGGATGCGATGCATTTCGAGGCGCACAACTTCGTCAAGCTGTCTTGGATAAACGTAGCTTCGATACTTGAGTGGATCGTTGTCGAGTTCTCCCTTATGCGCGAGCAGCATCATTCGGAAGTGGCTGGCCGCGCGCCAAAGATACGGCTGCACTGCTCCACCGGTGAGCCCTGAGTCATTCTGGATCAGTTTCAGGAGGGCTTCGTCGAGCGACACGATCTCATTGATCTGCGCGATGTCCCCCTTGGAAAAATCGTCCTTCCATTGTGGATTCAGTAGGATCAAAAGAATTCGCATTTCGTCTGGATTAGGTCGCCGACTCTTGAGTTCGGTCGCAATCAGCCTGTTGGTATTCGAAAGCTGGAGATACGGACCATAGAATTTGTCGAGTTTAGTTTCGAGCGCTTCCAGCTCGGCTTCGTTTGCCTTCTGAAGGTTTGTTTCCCGGGACGTGTTTCCACTCCGCCAGACCGCTATTCCCGCGACGAAGGACCCGACCATGCCAGCTATGCCGGAGAGCAGCGCGGCGTAATCCTTTCCATTCCATTTCTCTTCTCTCTTCACCAGAGATGTGCAGCAAGTGTCCGACCGGTCGGGAGGTTGATGTTGCACGCCGCCTGTCTGGGTAGCAGTCGCTGCCGGCTGCTTCGGTTCGGGGGAGGGGGCGACGGGCGGGGTTGTCGATGACCGCGCAGCATCAGGCACCGCCCCCCTGCTTTGAGCCTCCTGCGCCTGGCAGATCAATGTCATCGACATCAGGATGACAATCGTAGCCGCGAGCCTTTTTAACGTCGAAGTTCTCATCGTCGGATTACCAAAGAGCTGAGCCAACGATCCGCCTGGAGGTTTCGACTGGATTCGATGTTGTCATTGTACTCGACCGAGATTAGATCGAATTCAGCTTCTATCAACGCTTTCTTCCAGTCGTCCAACTCATATAAAACGAAATGTCGTCCGTTCTGATCCTGAAATTCTGCCTTTCCGGCCTTGACGGACGCAAAAAAGAGTCCGTTCGGCCTCAGAATGCGGCGCACTTCCTCTAGGGCTCCAGTTAACTCGGATCTCGGCAGATGAAGCAGCGATGCTGATGCCCAAACGCCATGAAAGACCCCATTGCGAAATGGGATAGCGCGGATATCGGCCACGACGACGGGTGCGGAAGATATCGAACGGGCAATCCGGGCAATGGATTCCGCATAATCCAAACCAGCTCCAAATCGGCCGTTGCGCGTAATGGTAAGCAAGTCATGGCCACCACCGGAGCCGAGATCAAGGATACTCGCATCGCCCGGTAGTTCTCGCAAGAAATTGACGAGCACGTCGGCAAGCGCGCGCACACGAGTCGCATCGGCATAGACCTGCGAATGCGTTTGGTAGAAGCTTCGGGTAGGGTCTTTCTTGAGGATCGGTGGCGGCTTCAAGTCAAACTCCGCGAAGTCAGCCGAATCTGTTCAGATTATAGGAGATCAAAAGCAGACGGCCCATCAACTTCTTCGTTCGTTTCTGACAGACATCCATCGTCTCTCATTCGCCTGGCGCCCGGACGCGCTTTGGGGCTTCGGGTAAAACAGGTCTGCGGCGTTAACTGTGTTCACCCTAGTCGAGCTGGATTGCCTTACGTAGCGCTACAACCTAGGATATGAACCGGTCTTGTCGCAGCTGGATGAACATCGTTTCGTCCAGTAATTGCCCTCAATCGACTGCAGGAACGTCCTGTGCCGGTCCGTGCCTATGATATCGTTGACCTGACCGAAAGGTATAAAGCCGATTCCCACGGCTTCTTTCTCAACGTCAAAAG
This genomic window contains:
- the istB gene encoding IS21-like element helper ATPase IstB; translated protein: MLTHPTLDQLHALGLHGMAKAFADIEAGGEAASLGHAEWLALLLEREASLRRDKRLSKRLQYTKLRQQACVEDIDYRTPRGLDRSLLTMLVEGQWIADHANLLICGPSGVGKSWLASALGNKACRDNRSVLYQRVPRLFSDLALARGDGRHPRLLRALGRVDLLILDDWGLEPLDAAARHDLLEILEDRYGHRSTIVTGQLPVDQWHALIGDPTYADAVLDRLVHNAHRIDLCGESLRRTRKPGRKA
- a CDS encoding IS110 family transposase; amino-acid sequence: MEKIITVGLDLAKSIFQVHGIAENGKVLVRRTLRRSQVLPFFRSLPACLVDMEACASAHHWARDIAALGHAVRMMPPAYVKPYVKRNKTDVADAEAICEAVTRPTMRFVPVKTAEQQAASMILRTRELLMRQRSQTANALRAHMAELGIIAGTGMASIAKLLVLLRDEKDNRIPGAARFALILFAEQIELLTTRIEKLDREILVAVRKDPDARRLMSIPGVGPLIAATVRTSVLDARNFATARDFAAWTGLTPRAQSSGGKERLGAISKRGNRQLRTLLIVGATSIIKLAKRGLKVPLWIRTMLQRRPVKVVSVALANKIARTIWALLVRGGIYQAPAAMLKS
- a CDS encoding IS110 family transposase, giving the protein MGHHTEVFVGIDTSKSRNAIAIADGGRGGEVRYLGQFSATEAAIRKLVAKLAAKCCHLTFCYEAGPTGYGLYRLLKSLGHDCLVVAPSLVPKKAGDRVKTNRRDAVSLAKLLRAGELTAVWVPDERHEAMRDLSRARQAVKKDLQGKRQQISSLMLRLGRIYPGTTTWGPAHMRWLMSQKLEHREQRIAFEELLEGIRQESERMERLEDAIREVVPEWSLAEVVAALQAMRGIDLIAAVGVLAEIGDLSRFQNPRELMGYLGLVPTENSTGDKVRRGGITKAGNGRARRILVEAAWSYRYPPRVSRDKQPKVEAAPRRAREIAWKAQTRLCGRFRSLERKGKRRTVIVTAIARELSAFIWAINRELMPPRQA
- a CDS encoding class I SAM-dependent methyltransferase translates to MKPPPILKKDPTRSFYQTHSQVYADATRVRALADVLVNFLRELPGDASILDLGSGGGHDLLTITRNGRFGAGLDYAESIARIARSISSAPVVVADIRAIPFRNGVFHGVWASASLLHLPRSELTGALEEVRRILRPNGLFFASVKAGKAEFQDQNGRHFVLYELDDWKKALIEAEFDLISVEYNDNIESSRNLQADRWLSSLVIRR